From Osmerus eperlanus chromosome 16, fOsmEpe2.1, whole genome shotgun sequence:
TGGAGTTGGACCGCTGGAATTCCGGTAAAGATTgcaggtaaaaaaaacaaacacatcagaCTCCCAATTGTATTTGCACCTGAGCATCTAATATGCGGGTCAAACATCCCAAGGATATTGGAATTAGAGTTAATCACACAGTAGTTTAATGATATAACTACCGGCTACAAAGGAAGTAAACAGAGTAGCCGTGATTGTTATCGTAAacaggtgacagacagacataataAAGACAAAACAACCAGCAGACATAACAGCTATAAAGACACAATAAAACATAGACaggaacaaaacaaacataaaaCTTGGTCCGTTTTCCACTCATACTCTCTTAAATTCACTCTGTTGCATGGAAGTCCCCAAAACACATGGTCTCACACCCCCATTCCAGCCATGTCCCCTTTTCGGATGTGCAGTGCTACTGCCTCTTGTTCCCTCCCACCCCTTTTGCACTTGACTGTATAAATATCCCTGTCTCTGCATGTTGTAACTCAGAAACCATCTGAGACTGACCAGAGAGACCCAGGAAAGGGGAGAGCTAGACTaactaaacaaataaacaaaaaggATGAATTCAAAACAATAAATAGGATATAGctcagtagtagtagtagaagaataATCCACCCCAGGGTTAGGTGTGTCCCAGcatagagagaagaggaagaaggcagaAGAGAAAGAACTCAGCAATCCAGAAAACCACCCAGAGAGAGAACTACTTCAGCCGGAATGTGGCTTCTGGTAGCCATGTGTCTGACCTGCCTGATGCTGTGCAGTCAGGGGCAGGATCGAGCCTCCCTGCAACGCTCCAGCGACAACGACGGCCGCTGCCAGTATACCTTCACAGTGGACAGTCCAGCAGAGGCCAGCTGCCCCGGGGTTCATGGGGGCCCAGAGCTGGAGGGCATCAGGTCCCGCCTCACCCTACTGGAGGCCCTGGTGAGCAggctggtgggaggagagagagccgaGGCTGAGGGGGGGCTCCAGGAGTCCTGCTCCCCGGGGGAGAAGAACCAGCTCCTGCAGGACAAGGAGCAGCTGGACAGGCAGGTGCAGGAGCTCCAGAGGAGGGTGGACGAGATGAGCCTGGAGGCTGAGACCCTCAGACAGAGACCCTGCCACCAGCCACAGGCCCCTGGTGGCCCTCTGCAAGAACTCAACCAGAGAACAGACAGTGGTGAGTTTCAACAGTCAGGAAGAGAGGCAATTTTCTGATGCATGCACATACATGCCCAGTGTGCTGATGTATTTACTGTAAATTAAACAGGTTATTATAATTTCATTATTTCAATTGAGATACATAAGGATGAGCTTTTTGGTGAGTTGTGCTAAATGAGCTGTTTCTGTCAGCTGCTTTGTTGGGAGAGGAGGTATTTACGATGTAGATAGCTGTTTTACAGCTCTGTCACATGCGTGTGAATGCTTGGGGAATGCAGTAACAAGGTTTAAGGATAAATGGCATGCTAGGAGTCCACTGAGGCTTTGATGTGGTCAGAGAGATGTAAAGAATGCCTCGGGATGTCAGTTAGTGTCCAGCTATTGTTTTACATCTTGGATTGCATAGACTTTAAAACAGCCAAGCGTAACTTAGGCTCTAACTTAATTACAAACCAAATACTTTGCAAATTACCTCTTACTGAGATCAATGAATCTGTGCCTCCCTCTTCACTCCTGTCTCTCACCCAGCCTCCGACAACGGTTCCTATCAGGAGATGAAGGCTGAGGTGACCGAGGTCCCAGCATCCCGTCTGATTCCAGAATCAGCTCAGAACTTCACAGGTACAGTGCAGGAGTCTTACCCATTCAGTTGTAGATGTCGGGAGATCTCCTCACTCGATACAATGGCCAAGTGTGTGTATTTTCTCCTGTGACCAGGCTGTGGAGATTTGGTCTCGGTGGGAGAGCCTGTGCTGCACAGAAAGGCTGACGGCATCACAGGGAAGTACGGGGTGTGGCTGCAAGACCCCGAGGCCCTGGTCCCTCCTTACACTAACAAGACCGTATGGCGCATAGATACCGTAGGCAAGGACGTGCGGCAGCTGTTCGCCTACGAGGACAAGGAACAATTTGCCCGTGGATTCCCCATGAAGGTGCTGGTCCTACCGGAGCCCGTGGAGAGCACAGGGGCCACCCTGTACCGAGGCTCCTTTTACTACCAGCGCCGACGCAGCCGCACACTCCTCCGCTACGACCTGGCCTCCGAGAGCCTGGCGGCCCGCCTGGACCTGCCCCACGCTGGCTTCCATGGCCAGCACCCCTACTCCTGGGGGGGCTACACCGACATCGACCTGGCCGTGGACGAGCAGGGCCTGTGGGCCATCTACAGCACCAGCAAGGCCAAGGGAGCCATCGTGCTGTCCAGGCTGGACCCCGACAGCCTGGAGGTGAGGAAGACCTGGGAGACCAACATCCGGAAGAACACGGTGGCCAACGCCTTCATGGTGTGTGGCCGTCTGTATACGGTGGCTAGCTACACGGCGCTCAACACCACCATCAACCACGTCTTCGACACAGCCACTGGGGAAGGTCGAGCCATCGCCGTGCCCTTCCGGAACCGCTACCGCTACAATAGCATGGTGGACTACAACCACGCCCAGAGGAAGCTGTACGCATGGGACAACTTCCACATGATCACCTATGACGTGAGGCTGGGTAGAGCCAGCAGCACCAGTGCAGTCTAGAGAACAGAGGTGGTACAGCAACATGTGTGGACTGTAGAAGATTACATTTGTATGTCTGTGAGAGCATTACACTGAGGCCTGTTTGTTTTTAACTTTCACTAGAATATATTTTTTCTACTTCACTGTAAATAAGATGATGGTAAAGAATTTCATCCCTGCCTCATACAGCAGCTACCCATGAGGCCGTGCTTGGTTTTAGAAAGAACTCCCCCTGGTTTTACTCTttatttaaatttaagattTATTGTCGATTTCCACTTTCTTTGTTTAACCAATTGTCATCTGTTATGTTATTGTTCACAAGTAACCATTATATCAACTGAGCTTTCAATAAAAGCTATTAAAGGACAACAAAGTGGCCATGATTGTGTGTATAATTGAATGACTTTACTATTAAAAGCGAAACCTATACAATATCTAGAACCGAAACACATAATTGCGTGGGTTAGGTTTGCCAAGTGCAACACATTGCAAGTCATTTGAGAGACCAATAGAACTGCTTCGATCTGTTCCAAGTCATGTAAATACACTACCTATAAGCCATTATAGGCCCACGTATTTTAGCTGTACCACAAGCCCAGTCAACCCCACTGCAGTACTGACAGAGATGACAAGGCTGAATGCTCTCTAACCTCCAACAATAATTCTTTAGGCCAGTGTTACATAAACTCAGGTTCTCCACTaaagggctggagggatgggcAGCATTGGGGAGGAtgacactggggctgggagtgaCCAACACTGTAAGGGGGGATGAGTTATGATGACAGTCAGGAGACTTGGTAGCAGCTGCAAACGAATGGAAACTTTGTTGAGGGTTTGGtaaccccctcccacacacacaaaccctgtcAGCCAGTACAATACCACAGCACCGTATATGGGCACTGGACTGCCAAGCATCGCATGGAATAATTTTTTAACCACTGAAGATCAGATAACGTTTATATCACTTTCATCCACATGCACAAACTCTCTTAAtccttttgctctctcttctctattaACATCATACAGTCTCCTCATGTGGATTGATATGCAAAAGAATTAACACACAAATGAAATGTGTGTTAAaattgcatgtgtgtttctacATTACAAACCCATAGACCATCCCATTCCAACCAACGCAGTGAAACCTCTGTGACCTCACACTTGAAAATGTAACAGACATGTAGGACACACAAgctataaacacacaaacacatatatagacaaatgataatcaattaaaacaacaacaaaaaacattggAAGAGCTCAAAGAATATTTTGCTGAAGGCACAAAGTTATTTTCTCTGCATTTTCTGGCCTCCACCTTGATAGCATCCCTCATTTGATGAAACCTGGTAAGATCCACCAGTACCCTATACAACGGCTTgtccctcccccagcagcagaAGCAGGAGGTCTTGTAGGCAGGCCCAGGACACCCACAACCTCTCCACTAGGCTGTACTGGCAGTAGCCCATGGCCAGGCCAAAGCTCACGTCTGTCACATAGTGCCTGGCGAGCAGCAGACGGGACAGTCCCACCATGGCAGCCCAGGCCAGCACCAGCGCCCGCATGGGGGCTGTGCCCACCAGCTGCGCCGCCAGGAAGCGGGCACACATGGCAGCTCGTGTGGCGTGGCCCGAGGGAAAGGAATAACGCTCCTCAAAGAAGGTGGAGAACATGTCGGAGCGGTTCTGGACCGGCCTCCGGCGGTGGAACAAGGTCTTTGTTATTCTGACCAGAGCCAGATCCAGTAGGAGAGCTGGAAGGGAgtgaaaaacacagagagaggtgatAAGAGGATGCTACCTTCATGAGTGTCAGTTTCtgtcaaaacatcagtgttagTATAGGACTCCAATATCCTTCACGATAATCCTAACCTTTGACCTTTTCAAACTCTATCCTGCTGCTGGAACATATGCCAACTGAAGGCCTCTCCCAAGTACCTCAAAGCATCTAATCCAATAAGTATCATGAGAGACACGTGCTCTACAACTGGCATATAATCACCAACAGCCGTTTTATTTCCTGTCCATTTTCAGAGGTGACTATCGGGAGGTTAAAAGGATAAACAACTTTCGACTGATGCATCCTTTTCCCGTCCTTGGTGCCGCTATGCAACAGCTGCTGAGTTGACTACTCTCGAAGGAGGAACCGCAACTGAAAAAGAAACTTGTCATTGATCGCAGGACACAATCGATGGACAGATTTAACGTGATATCAGACAATTACAGCAATGCTGGGGATTTGTCCAATTATGCTCTGCCCTACAAAGACATTATCATAATGCCGATTTGGGAAAGGCTCTATAATTGTTTCAGCGATTTCCAGGATTGTCCCGCATGCCCTGGATGACATAGGCCTTTGGTAGAATAAGAGATTCATTACAAATAGCTACTGTCAGTACCTCAATAACAATGCAATGGTAGCCTACTCATTATAAAATAATTCTTCAAGCACAAGGAATTAGAAAGAGAAAAGTATGTTCAGTGATTAGTCTAATTTTTGCCAGTTGAAGGGCTATGGATTGAGAATTTGATTTTTATGGATgaaagtttttatttatttatcacacacatttgcctttaGTGCTCAGTGTTAGATATGAGCTTGAATAGCCTACAGAAACTCGACATGGGGTTTATGCTTACCTAATACAAGGTTCAGCATCATCTCTTGTTCTGTGACGGTCTCGCTTCTGAGTAAACAATAAAAGGTGCCGATGAACCACGGAATGGCATGGCCAGAGAGCTCCACCAGCCTCACCAGGGGTCGTATGCTGCCCCATGAAGAGTCCTCACAGGCGCACACACCCAGCCGCTTTGACAGCCACAAGTCTATGGCTAAAAACAACCTGAAGGTGATAACAAAAATTGACTGATTCAAGCTTACAGAAAAATCCTCTGTCTGTGCTACTGAGGAGACATGTGTGCAACTGGAGCCTCGGCGGCGGGACGGGCACTCTGACACCCGGTAACGTGTTACTGTAGCAAACTCAAATTTTCCATTGACAGCTGCCCCACTGATACTTCCACTACGACTGCTATTCCTCCTTTGCTTGGGCGACGGCATTATTCCCCGGgtggtaaaaaagaaaagaaaaagtggAATATAGCATGTAGGCTATTTCATTTGTTCTTCGATTTGGCTTGTATTAAATGATATCCTCGTATTAACTCGCACCATCCTCAAAACTCAAGCACCGGACACAATGAAGTTAAAATGTTGCCAACTGTTGCGAGATGGATTGAGTCACGTGACACTAACTGACATGACAAGTTTGGTCTTCATTTTAACTCATTGCTGGAAAGTAATATAGAGTGCACTCGTCGGACAATTGAGTCATGAACTTAAATTCGCAGCATATTCAAATTccaaaaacaatgtttttagTGCTACTATAACATATCTTAACAAGAAgcgaaaatgtaaatgtcactttcggaataaaaaaaaaacgtttcttaACCGGGGTTTCCACTGCCCCGCCTAATATTTTGCCTTCGCCTCTCATCACCTCCATCCAAGTCATCACTGACGTGCTGGGTAACCGTTTGCAGCCACAGCCAGCCATGCCAGGTCTCTTGCTAGGAGATGTGTTCCCTGATTTCGACGCCGAAACAACTACCGGCAAAATACAATTCCATGACTTCTTGGGTGACTCGTGAGTAATAGCGAATAGCCCACTACTGTATACGTTAGAGCGGAGCATCGATTAGGATATACAttcacatttattttttatgcaATTGCTAATACACTAGCTTACTTTTATAAAATTACAGTCAACAGGCCTACCTAACTGATTGGACTATGGCGTAAGGTTTCATATCGTAATAGGCTACTATTGTGATGAGATTTGTTTTGCTCTCGAAATCTGAGTACAGCCGATAAACCAATGCAATTATTCCTCATTTTAAAAACGCTTCCGCTAATTGGGCCCTCCTCAAGCCATATATGTAACTATTTTGTTCACAGCAATAGGCTATCTTTTATTAATAGATGGTAGGCTACCAGCAGAAAGCACAGTAGGCTACTTGACTCGGATGTGCTTTTAGTATAACGCTGATATAGCACTTGTAGCAGTAACCACATGCTCCACATTCCACGTCCTTTGAGATGTACGCCACCACCTTTATAGACTCTGTTCGTAAGCATAGCCTATGTTAATTGTAGTTATGACAAGTGACAACTTTCAAACATTGCTAAGACTCTTAAGGACCACCTGCAACCTAGTCAACTTGAGTAAACCTATAGCATTataacagacacacaggagccaCTGGGAGAGATGCTGACATTCCTCTCCAAGCGCCTGCTAATCTCCCTCAtactctctttcatctctctctgcctagctgGGGAATTCTGTTCTCCCACCCCCGTGACTACACCCCAGTGTGCACCACAGAGCTGGGTCGAGCTGCCAAGCTCAGTAGTGAGTTTACCAAGCGCAACGTCAAGATGATTGCCCTGTCAATCGACAATGTGGAGGACCACTGTGGCTGGAGCAAGGTATCAACTGTAACCCTGTTATGACTACATAATATAAAAGCTGTCCAAAATCCATTTCTGTCAAGACCCATGACCAATTAAAAATAGCTCGAGAGTTACCCTAGATCTAGCCAATGGCAATTATTTTTGATCATTCATTTTCTTGTTATGAATAAATTGCAAGTCTGAATGGTTAGATCTACATGATGACATAACTTGCTTGTTAACTGAGGCCCTGCAAACACTATTTTGTCATTTGTGTTAATTGTGGTTGGACCCTGCAGCAAAATAATCCAGCAATCTTCAACACTTGTCTCAGTAATGGAAACTCTATGGCTTTTAAGGACATCCTGGCTTATAACAACGAAGAGCCTGGCTGTGTCCTCCCCTTCCCTATCATAGCTGACAGTCAGAGGGAGCTGGCAGTGTCTCTAGGCATGCTGGACCCTGATGAGAAGGACAAGGATGGCATGCCCCTCACAGCCCGCTGTGTGAGTCTcccgtctttctctctgtctgccatcTTTctcagacaccaaaacagccctAAATCTCAATGTGGATGTTAATTATGAGTTACCAGTCAAACtcacatacagtaggctatattCATCAGGTCTAATTTTGGGGTATTTGGCCTGTGCTTTTCAGGTGTTTATCATTGGTCCAGACAAGAAACTGAAGCTCTCCCTACTTTACCCAGCGACAACTGGACGCAACTTTGATGAGATTCTGAGAGTGATTGACTCCCTGCAGCTTACTGCACAGAAACGGGTAGCCACGCCTGCAGACTGGAAGGTGAAACTATAGTAACTAATGTCTTTCACCGTAATCATCAAAACAATAACAGATACTGCAACTCCAAACGAGTGacatgtactgtatacacaAATTCCTGGTCACACGTATAGGTTAGACCTTACAGTATTTATTATAGGTTTGAATATTTTATTATAGATTTATATAGGCTGCTAGGGATTGTCAAGAGGAGCAAGACCAAAAGTATTCTAATTCTACCTGTACTTGTTAAAAGTTGCAATGTCAACAGTGAACATTATCAACCAGGGTTCATTCTCACGTCAAACCTTGTCGACTCTACCTCTTGTGCCAACCCTCCTGTAAAGCCTGGAGATCGTGTGATGGTTCTGCCCAACATCCCAGAGGACGaggctgcctctctctttcctgacgGGGTGTACAAGAAAGACCTGCCCTCAGGGAAGAAATACCTGCGCTACACACCCCAGCCATGAGGGGCACCCAAACCTCTCACTGTCACTGACGGGACCATCATTACAGATAAAGAAGTGATTGCTCCTTACAATGTATTTGAGAGTATTAATCACAGATGGTGATGTCAAAGTTCCTGTGTCATGAAGTCAGGTAGGCATGCCATGATTACCCCTGGTATTTAAACAGACAAACCACTTCAAAACACTTGAGAAATTACAAACGGATTATGTGTGATATGAACTCAGAGGCTTTTTCACAAGTTTGTTGCCTCATGAAAAGCTGaacatcaataaaataaaacttaaaTGTCATGGAGCGTTTGGCTATTTATTAGTGTGCCAGTATTGACTATCTGAATAGAGAGTTTGTAGTGGAGGTTCTGGATGTTAATACAGGCCTCCATCAATGTGTAGGAAGCCTGGTCACTGTAACACCTGGTAAAGGTCATCACAAAGCGCTGCATATCAATTGGTCCGTCGTTTGAAGTTGGCTGTTAACTCAGCTGTGTGGGATTTGGCATTTCTCTCACCGGGACAACACCAACAAGAGATTACCGCCTTTGATCCCGTACAACTCGGGGAACAAACATTCCTTGGTGGCTGACGTGATTGGAGACTGGGGCGGGGGGCGCGATCGACAGATAAGAGGACagatgacaggagagagaaatagggttAGGGAACGAGTGGTGAGATTCATTACTAAACTT
This genomic window contains:
- the LOC134036105 gene encoding myocilin-like, encoding MWLLVAMCLTCLMLCSQGQDRASLQRSSDNDGRCQYTFTVDSPAEASCPGVHGGPELEGIRSRLTLLEALVSRLVGGERAEAEGGLQESCSPGEKNQLLQDKEQLDRQVQELQRRVDEMSLEAETLRQRPCHQPQAPGGPLQELNQRTDSASDNGSYQEMKAEVTEVPASRLIPESAQNFTGCGDLVSVGEPVLHRKADGITGKYGVWLQDPEALVPPYTNKTVWRIDTVGKDVRQLFAYEDKEQFARGFPMKVLVLPEPVESTGATLYRGSFYYQRRRSRTLLRYDLASESLAARLDLPHAGFHGQHPYSWGGYTDIDLAVDEQGLWAIYSTSKAKGAIVLSRLDPDSLEVRKTWETNIRKNTVANAFMVCGRLYTVASYTALNTTINHVFDTATGEGRAIAVPFRNRYRYNSMVDYNHAQRKLYAWDNFHMITYDVRLGRASSTSAV
- the LOC134036106 gene encoding polyisoprenoid diphosphate/phosphate phosphohydrolase PLPP6-like, translating into MPSPKQRRNSSRSGSISGAAVNGKFEFATVTRYRVSECPSRRRGSSCTHVSSVAQTEDFSVSLNQSIFVITFRLFLAIDLWLSKRLGVCACEDSSWGSIRPLVRLVELSGHAIPWFIGTFYCLLRSETVTEQEMMLNLVLALLLDLALVRITKTLFHRRRPVQNRSDMFSTFFEERYSFPSGHATRAAMCARFLAAQLVGTAPMRALVLAWAAMVGLSRLLLARHYVTDVSFGLAMGYCQYSLVERLWVSWACLQDLLLLLLGEGQAVV
- the LOC134036107 gene encoding peroxiredoxin-6-like, with amino-acid sequence MPGLLLGDVFPDFDAETTTGKIQFHDFLGDSWGILFSHPRDYTPVCTTELGRAAKLSSEFTKRNVKMIALSIDNVEDHCGWSKDILAYNNEEPGCVLPFPIIADSQRELAVSLGMLDPDEKDKDGMPLTARCVFIIGPDKKLKLSLLYPATTGRNFDEILRVIDSLQLTAQKRVATPADWKPGDRVMVLPNIPEDEAASLFPDGVYKKDLPSGKKYLRYTPQP